From a single Alkalihalophilus pseudofirmus genomic region:
- a CDS encoding threonine synthase, with the protein MRFSYVSHLYCPKCSGAYSADEKNNLCTCGSPLLVSYDYNSLKEKWQKEDLLHREPNLWRYHELLPVKKKENIVSLGEGMTPLLSMGKLGEEYGITTLLMKDEGLIPTGSFKARGSAVGVSKAKELGVEELAMPTNGNAGAAWSLYASRAGIKSHIVMPKDAPMITRQEVHVAGADLKVIDGLISDAGKLVGEAVNEYGWFDVSTLKEPYRIEGKKTMGLEIAEQLNWELPDVILYPTGGGVGLIGIYKALKELAEIGWIEKEKLPRLVAVQAEGCAPIVKAFEAGNKDSEFWNDSVTAAFGINVPKALGDFLVLEAIYETNGCAIAVSDEHLLQEQHHIAEREGAFICPEGAATFAAAKKLRQDGWIKENETVICLNTGMGIKYPETVPMNVAVRSKTERL; encoded by the coding sequence GTGCGTTTTAGTTATGTGAGTCATTTATATTGTCCGAAATGTTCTGGAGCCTATTCTGCAGATGAAAAAAATAATTTGTGTACATGTGGTTCACCATTACTAGTAAGTTATGATTACAACTCATTAAAAGAAAAGTGGCAAAAAGAAGATTTACTACATAGAGAACCTAATTTATGGCGTTATCATGAATTGCTGCCAGTAAAAAAGAAAGAGAACATCGTTTCTTTAGGAGAAGGGATGACTCCATTACTTTCTATGGGTAAGCTCGGTGAAGAGTATGGAATTACAACATTATTGATGAAAGATGAAGGGTTAATCCCCACAGGTTCGTTTAAAGCAAGAGGTTCAGCAGTGGGTGTATCTAAAGCAAAAGAACTTGGTGTAGAAGAGCTTGCTATGCCTACGAACGGTAATGCAGGAGCAGCTTGGTCATTGTATGCTTCGAGAGCAGGAATTAAAAGCCATATCGTTATGCCAAAAGATGCCCCGATGATTACGAGACAAGAGGTTCATGTGGCTGGCGCTGATTTGAAAGTGATTGACGGCTTAATTAGTGACGCAGGTAAATTAGTAGGTGAAGCTGTAAATGAATATGGCTGGTTTGATGTTTCAACATTAAAAGAGCCTTACCGAATTGAAGGTAAAAAAACAATGGGGCTTGAAATAGCTGAACAATTGAATTGGGAACTCCCTGATGTGATTTTGTACCCAACTGGAGGAGGAGTCGGCTTAATCGGAATATACAAAGCACTTAAGGAATTAGCCGAAATTGGTTGGATAGAAAAAGAAAAGCTTCCTAGGCTTGTAGCTGTTCAGGCAGAGGGATGTGCACCAATTGTTAAAGCATTTGAAGCAGGAAATAAAGATTCTGAATTTTGGAATGACTCTGTAACTGCAGCTTTTGGAATAAATGTGCCTAAAGCACTTGGTGACTTTTTAGTTCTTGAAGCGATCTATGAAACGAATGGTTGTGCAATTGCAGTGTCAGATGAACATCTTTTACAAGAGCAGCATCATATTGCCGAACGAGAAGGGGCATTTATTTGTCCTGAAGGGGCTGCAACATTTGCGGCTGCAAAAAAATTACGTCAAGATGGATGGATTAAAGAAAATGAAACCGTCATATGCTTAAACACAGGCATGGGAATCAAGTATCCTGAGACGGTTCCGATGAATGTGGCTGTCCGCTCAAAAACAGAACGATTATAG
- a CDS encoding disulfide oxidoreductase, which produces MTKKIENILIFAWLTSFTAMLGSLYFSVIRQFEPCSLCWYQRILMYPLVIILLIGIIRRDTTAAIYSFIFSIIGILVSSYHYANQKLPFLQDAVPSCGRVPCSGQYINWFGFVTIPFLALTAFTIIALCSLIIIRNTKERE; this is translated from the coding sequence TTGACTAAAAAAATAGAAAATATATTAATCTTTGCGTGGCTTACCTCATTTACTGCGATGCTTGGTTCCCTTTACTTCTCGGTAATACGTCAATTTGAGCCATGTTCGTTGTGCTGGTATCAACGTATATTGATGTACCCGCTTGTGATTATTTTGCTTATTGGGATTATACGAAGAGATACAACAGCTGCTATTTATTCTTTCATTTTTTCGATTATAGGGATTCTTGTTTCCTCCTATCATTACGCAAACCAAAAGCTCCCTTTCTTGCAGGATGCTGTCCCTTCTTGCGGGAGAGTCCCATGCAGCGGGCAGTATATTAATTGGTTTGGTTTTGTAACGATACCGTTTTTAGCTTTAACAGCATTTACGATTATTGCTTTATGCAGCTTAATCATCATTCGTAATACTAAGGAGAGAGAGTAG
- a CDS encoding dicarboxylate/amino acid:cation symporter, whose amino-acid sequence MKRPSLLTQILLAFVLAIIVGSIFGSSAEVVSPLGTFFLRLIQFVIAPLILATLVTGIASLGSGKKLARLGAKTVGFFLTTTLIAVSLGLAIGFLFSPGEGLNIEPPATGSVEVNETEGVVTTLLNIIPTNPFAALAEQNILQIIFFAAALGIGITIVGEKAIPVRRFFEGFADVLLKITGAIMKLAPIGVFGIMAPIVGNYGLAVLLPLGKVILAVAVACMLHVLIVYGLAVKTLGKTSLLHFFKGMAPAALVGFTTSSSAATLPVTLKNAQERVGVSKETSSFVLPLGATINMDGGAIYQGIAVLFIAQFYGIELTMLQIFTVMLTATLASIGAAGVPGAGLIMLAMVLSSAGLPIEGIALVAAIDRILDMFRTGTNILGDAAASVVIDRSENKNKPIEANELAS is encoded by the coding sequence ATGAAAAGGCCATCATTGCTAACTCAGATTTTATTGGCATTTGTTTTAGCTATCATCGTCGGGTCGATATTTGGTTCTTCAGCAGAAGTTGTCAGTCCGCTTGGTACCTTTTTCTTACGACTAATTCAATTTGTGATTGCACCGCTCATTTTAGCGACCCTTGTTACAGGAATTGCAAGTCTTGGCAGCGGGAAAAAACTAGCTAGACTCGGCGCAAAAACAGTTGGATTCTTTTTAACTACCACATTAATTGCCGTATCATTAGGTCTTGCTATTGGCTTTTTGTTCTCTCCTGGGGAGGGGCTTAATATTGAACCGCCTGCAACAGGCTCAGTTGAGGTGAATGAAACAGAAGGTGTTGTCACCACTTTACTTAATATCATTCCAACCAACCCATTTGCAGCTCTTGCTGAACAAAATATTCTGCAGATTATCTTTTTTGCAGCGGCTCTTGGAATTGGTATAACAATTGTAGGAGAGAAAGCAATCCCTGTACGTCGCTTCTTTGAAGGCTTTGCAGATGTATTATTAAAGATTACTGGTGCTATTATGAAGCTTGCTCCTATAGGTGTTTTCGGGATTATGGCTCCTATAGTAGGTAATTATGGTTTAGCTGTGCTGCTTCCTTTAGGGAAGGTCATTTTAGCTGTCGCTGTGGCGTGTATGCTGCATGTTCTGATTGTCTACGGTTTAGCTGTGAAAACACTTGGTAAAACCAGCCTCCTTCATTTCTTCAAAGGGATGGCTCCTGCAGCACTCGTTGGATTTACAACATCAAGCAGTGCAGCGACGCTTCCTGTTACCTTAAAAAATGCACAAGAGAGGGTCGGCGTATCAAAGGAAACGAGCAGTTTTGTTCTGCCTCTTGGTGCCACAATTAATATGGACGGAGGGGCGATTTATCAAGGGATCGCAGTATTGTTTATTGCTCAATTTTATGGGATTGAGCTGACAATGCTGCAGATCTTTACTGTTATGCTGACGGCTACTCTAGCATCTATCGGTGCGGCAGGGGTGCCAGGTGCGGGTCTGATTATGCTTGCGATGGTTTTAAGCTCTGCTGGACTTCCGATTGAAGGCATTGCTTTAGTAGCGGCGATTGATCGTATTCTAGATATGTTTAGAACAGGAACGAATATCTTAGGTGATGCAGCAGCTTCGGTTGTCATTGATCGTTCTGAGAATAAGAACAAACCTATTGAAGCAAATGAGCTTGCTTCATAG
- a CDS encoding thioredoxin family protein, whose protein sequence is MKKVLIFGGIIVILFGLLAVVNSMKQSQLAEGNPFGKERIAPATAELMNDPNYQNVILPDELEEILEDNGDVTVYFYSSTCPYCKEATPRLVPISEELGVELVQYNLTEFEDGYSDYRIESTPTIVHFENGEEVDRIVGSAPDEEYRAFFERNVNN, encoded by the coding sequence ATGAAGAAGGTTCTTATTTTTGGTGGCATTATTGTCATATTATTTGGGTTATTAGCAGTCGTTAATTCTATGAAACAATCACAGCTAGCAGAGGGTAATCCATTTGGAAAAGAACGCATCGCTCCAGCAACGGCAGAGTTAATGAACGATCCAAACTATCAAAATGTCATTTTGCCAGATGAGCTTGAGGAGATCCTTGAAGATAATGGAGATGTAACGGTGTATTTTTATAGCTCTACTTGTCCTTATTGTAAGGAGGCAACACCAAGGCTTGTACCGATCAGTGAAGAATTGGGAGTAGAACTTGTTCAATACAACCTAACTGAATTTGAGGATGGTTATTCTGATTATAGAATTGAATCCACTCCAACAATTGTCCATTTTGAGAATGGTGAAGAGGTTGACAGAATTGTAGGCAGCGCCCCAGATGAAGAATATAGAGCGTTTTTCGAACGAAACGTCAATAATTAA
- a CDS encoding D-alanyl-D-alanine carboxypeptidase family protein produces MRKVLSTLLAIVLVCTLAAPMGYAAEKQASLAENASSAIVIERDTGEVLFEKNSHDQLPPASMTKIMTMLLIMEAIDEGSLSYDDKIRTSENAASMGGSQVFLEPGEEMTVTDMLKAIAVASGNDASVAMAEHLGGTEEEFVSMMNDKAKELGLENTNFMNSNGLPAENHYTTAYDLAMISKELLKYEDITKFTGIYEDYLRQDSENKFWLVNTNKLVKFYPGVDGLKTGFTREAMYCLTATAQKNDMRVISVIMGAPTPKERNAQITEMLDYSFSQFKTHKLYERDHILAEVKVSKGDKNQIPVQTSESVSILTKKGESIDDVTERMEIDEQLHAPLAKGDTVGTLYIERAGEVLSETSLVAGDDVMDASWWKLFKNVLSKFSGK; encoded by the coding sequence ATGCGGAAAGTCTTATCTACACTATTAGCTATCGTACTTGTATGTACGTTGGCAGCACCAATGGGATATGCAGCTGAAAAGCAGGCTAGTTTAGCAGAAAATGCTTCATCAGCTATTGTAATTGAGCGGGATACAGGAGAAGTGTTATTCGAGAAAAACAGCCACGATCAACTTCCCCCTGCTAGTATGACAAAAATTATGACTATGCTTTTAATTATGGAAGCCATTGATGAAGGTTCTCTTTCCTACGATGATAAAATTCGCACGAGTGAAAACGCGGCATCAATGGGTGGTTCTCAAGTGTTTTTAGAGCCAGGTGAAGAGATGACGGTTACTGATATGTTAAAAGCGATTGCTGTTGCCTCAGGTAATGATGCATCAGTAGCAATGGCTGAACACCTTGGAGGTACGGAAGAGGAATTTGTCTCAATGATGAATGATAAAGCAAAAGAATTGGGACTAGAAAATACAAACTTTATGAACTCTAACGGATTACCTGCAGAAAATCACTACACTACGGCGTATGATTTAGCGATGATCTCAAAAGAGCTGCTCAAGTATGAAGATATCACAAAATTCACCGGAATTTATGAAGATTACTTAAGACAGGATTCAGAAAATAAGTTTTGGCTCGTGAATACGAACAAGCTTGTAAAGTTTTATCCTGGAGTTGACGGTCTTAAAACAGGTTTTACAAGAGAAGCAATGTATTGTTTAACAGCAACAGCCCAAAAGAACGATATGCGTGTCATTTCTGTGATTATGGGAGCACCTACTCCGAAAGAAAGAAACGCTCAAATTACAGAGATGCTTGATTATTCGTTTAGTCAATTTAAAACACATAAACTGTATGAGAGAGACCATATTTTAGCTGAAGTGAAGGTTAGTAAAGGGGATAAAAATCAAATTCCTGTACAAACCTCTGAATCTGTTTCAATTTTAACGAAAAAAGGCGAATCGATTGATGATGTGACAGAGCGTATGGAAATCGATGAGCAATTGCATGCTCCCCTTGCTAAAGGAGATACAGTTGGAACCTTATATATCGAAAGAGCTGGAGAAGTTCTAAGTGAAACATCGCTTGTTGCCGGTGATGATGTAATGGATGCTTCTTGGTGGAAGTTATTTAAAAACGTCTTATCGAAATTTAGCGGCAAATAA
- a CDS encoding alpha/beta hydrolase family protein: protein MASKHITIPAGEYHLSAAIHTPEQLFEKEAPALIFIHGFVGNKIGEHRMFVKAARYFSSLGYICVRFDFSGCGESNGHYKDVTVTKKVDELKSVISYTMELEGVDPNRISLVGHSLGGAVTALTSPTIPQLNQVVLWAPVARPYDDIVSITTEDAVMSAKKNGVYDYQGFELSKSFFEDLKRHDPLTSISTFNGSVLIIHGDEDQEVPKSNADDYVTAAIDANRIFIDKGDHTFSSHAFENRLFNETAVWLSKRVKTTVNI, encoded by the coding sequence ATGGCAAGCAAACATATTACCATTCCTGCAGGTGAGTATCATTTATCGGCCGCAATACATACACCTGAACAATTGTTTGAGAAAGAAGCACCTGCCCTCATTTTTATTCATGGGTTTGTGGGCAATAAAATTGGTGAACACAGAATGTTTGTGAAAGCCGCACGCTACTTCAGTTCTTTAGGCTATATTTGTGTAAGATTTGATTTTAGCGGCTGTGGTGAAAGTAATGGCCATTATAAAGATGTTACTGTAACAAAGAAAGTAGACGAGCTTAAATCAGTGATTTCATATACTATGGAACTAGAGGGTGTAGACCCTAATCGTATATCTCTTGTAGGTCATAGTTTAGGGGGCGCAGTTACAGCATTAACCTCACCAACAATCCCTCAACTTAATCAAGTTGTTCTTTGGGCACCTGTTGCTAGACCATATGATGATATTGTATCCATTACTACGGAGGATGCGGTTATGTCTGCTAAGAAGAATGGTGTCTATGATTACCAAGGCTTTGAACTTAGTAAATCTTTCTTTGAAGACTTAAAGCGTCATGATCCTCTAACTTCTATTTCAACTTTTAACGGCTCTGTACTTATCATTCACGGTGATGAGGACCAAGAAGTTCCAAAATCCAATGCTGATGATTATGTTACTGCCGCTATAGATGCAAATCGTATTTTTATAGATAAAGGAGACCATACCTTTTCAAGCCATGCTTTTGAAAATAGACTATTCAATGAAACGGCAGTATGGTTGTCAAAAAGGGTGAAAACTACAGTCAATATTTAA